A window of Zingiber officinale cultivar Zhangliang chromosome 5A, Zo_v1.1, whole genome shotgun sequence contains these coding sequences:
- the LOC121979413 gene encoding F-box/kelch-repeat protein At3g61590-like: protein MPRDRDGKEEEDRGTLLSGDAILPDELLQKVLSLLPIANIIKLSIVCKRWYEVVHSFPPLSWAMMAPQKPLFFRSCFNDCAFSGHVYDPCLLRWYNFDSPRLEKSIWRTSSSCGLVCLMNLKEGSLLLVGNPIKRDWKLLPQVPGGPSPHYNALALPFDHRTSGYTVVVAKCTHTVLPGNSSHWHLSIHIYESTTKSWGTPFAQDIGFSQEIGCWMGSNEAVICNGMLYYFIGPHPMQRPHLVAFDLSKPPSSIESLIQESIRGPYRLACAGLINLSNKLVMVGMTNHWPHEGVVILELEDKTWREVAQMPNSIYRTLDGQNFICYGAGHFLFMHFRGPMVLTFDMSQKVWKWSRQMCPCSCPSTEPLQFKSLNYCGFCFEPRLDVSS from the coding sequence ATGCCTAGAGATAGGGACGGAAAGGAGGAGGAAGACAGGGGAACATTGCTATCGGGGGATGCCATTCTACCGGACGAACTCCTGCAGAAGGTGCTCTCCTTGTTGCCCATCGCCAACATCATCAAATTGAGCATCGTGTGCAAACGGTGGTACGAGGTGGTTCACTCCTTCCCCCCATTGTCGTGGGCGATGATGGCGCCACAGAAGCCGTTGTTCTTCAGGTCCTGCTTTAACGACTGCGCCTTCTCAGGCCACGTGTACGACCCTTGTCTCCTCCGGTGGTACAACTTCGACTCCCCTCGCTTAGAAAAGAGCATCTGGCGCACGTCCTCCTCCTGTGGCCTTGTCTGCTTGATGAATCTCAAAGAAGGAAGCCTCTTATTGGTCGGCAATCCCATCAAGAGAGATTGGAAGTTGCTTCCTCAAGTCCCCGGCGGCCCTTCCCCCCACTACAACGCGCTCGCCTTGCCGTTTGACCACCGCACGAGTGGCTACACCGTGGTCGTCGCAAAGTGCACCCACACCGTGCTGCCAGGGAACTCCAGTCATTGGCACTTATCCATCCACATCTACGAATCAACCACAAAATCGTGGGGCACGCCCTTTGCCCAAGACATCGGCTTCTCCCAAGAAATCGGCTGCTGGATGGGCAGCAACGAGGCCGTCATATGCAACGGCATGCTCTACTACTTCATCGGCCCGCACCCAATGCAACGCCCCCACTTAGTGGCGTTCGATCTCTCCAAGCCGCCCTCAAGCATAGAGTCTCTAATTCAAGAATCAATTCGTGGTCCATACCGTCTTGCCTGTGCTGGGTTGATCAACCTGTCGAACAAATTAGTCATGGTCGGCATGACAAACCACTGGCCGCACGAGGGAGTGGTGATTTTGGAACTCGAGGATAAGACATGGCGGGAGGTGGCTCAAATGCCGAACTCCATATATAGGACATTAGACGGTCAAAATTTCATCTGCTACGGCGCTGGCCACTTCCTCTTCATGCACTTCAGAGGGCCGATGGTACTGACCTTCGACATGAGTCAGAAGGTGTGGAAATGGTCGCGCCAGATGTGTCCATGCTCGTGCCCCTCCACTGAGCCATTGCAGTTCAAGTCCCTAAACTACTGCGGCTTCTGCTTCGAACCGAGGCTCGACGTCTCCTCTTGA